One stretch of Candidatus Baltobacteraceae bacterium DNA includes these proteins:
- a CDS encoding MBL fold metallo-hydrolase, protein MWWRFGNTQIHVDPGPGALVRALSHVPPCEPQKLDAIILSHKHLDHSADVNVMIEAMSQGGWRPRGMVLAPQDAVEGDPVIFPYLRRFVPRWDQLREHGGPYQIGEVEITGSIQHKHPVETYGLHLRYPNNGSEVRVSYLPCTRFFDGLITDYTAYKPDALIVNVLRYEDKLDVDHMTFEQAKSIIAAVRPRVAVLTHFGTRMLEADPRKLAQSLEDELGLRVYAARDGWTLDLETELV, encoded by the coding sequence ATGTGGTGGCGTTTCGGCAACACGCAAATTCACGTCGATCCCGGTCCCGGTGCACTCGTGCGCGCGCTTTCGCACGTTCCGCCGTGCGAGCCACAGAAGCTCGACGCAATCATCCTCTCGCACAAGCATCTCGATCATTCCGCCGACGTCAACGTGATGATCGAAGCCATGTCGCAAGGCGGATGGCGGCCGCGCGGAATGGTGCTCGCTCCGCAGGATGCAGTCGAAGGCGATCCCGTGATCTTTCCGTACTTGCGGCGCTTCGTGCCGCGTTGGGACCAACTGCGCGAGCACGGCGGACCATATCAAATCGGCGAAGTCGAGATTACGGGCTCGATTCAGCACAAGCATCCGGTCGAGACGTACGGCTTACACTTACGCTATCCCAATAACGGCAGCGAGGTGCGCGTCTCATATCTTCCATGCACCCGGTTTTTCGACGGGTTGATCACCGACTACACGGCGTACAAGCCCGACGCGCTCATCGTCAACGTTCTGCGTTACGAAGACAAACTCGACGTCGACCATATGACGTTCGAGCAAGCAAAGTCGATCATCGCCGCGGTGCGTCCGCGCGTTGCAGTTCTCACGCACTTTGGGACGCGCATGCTCGAAGCCGACCCGCGCAAGCTTGCCCAATCGCTCGAAGACGAGCTTGGACTACGCGTCTATGCCGCGCGCGACGGTTGGACGCTCGATCTCGAAACCGAGCTAGTCTAA
- a CDS encoding helix-turn-helix transcriptional regulator has product MAWLLVMLKGYQLHGYEIMKALKENFAVVSDPGTVYRALRQLERDGYITSWWDPKEQGPARRVYTLTDAGAAALDIWRSSLEQYRSNLDAFFSLYTGKWSKKNDE; this is encoded by the coding sequence ATGGCGTGGCTGCTGGTGATGCTCAAGGGCTATCAACTACACGGCTACGAGATCATGAAAGCTCTCAAGGAAAACTTCGCGGTCGTCTCCGATCCGGGGACGGTTTACAGGGCGCTCCGGCAACTCGAACGCGACGGCTACATCACGTCATGGTGGGACCCCAAAGAGCAGGGTCCGGCGCGACGTGTCTATACGCTCACGGACGCAGGTGCAGCGGCACTCGATATCTGGCGCTCGTCGCTCGAACAGTACCGGTCGAACTTGGACGCGTTCTTCAGTCTCTACACCGGAAAGTGGAGTAAAAAGAACGATGAGTAA
- a CDS encoding DUF1800 domain-containing protein, whose product MLRRAGFGGSPAEVTAFAAMSLDAAVERLIHFPDTSQLEATPQLAEDTPRKELRAMGLSADQIKMLGRAHFENAVALMQWWLGRMIATPAPLQEKMTLFWHGHFTSAYQGKGITAQEVLTQNQLYRSYALGNIRRLALAVSHDPAMLKYLDNRANRAQHPNENYARELMELFTLGIGNYTEQDVRESARAFTGYTLDADDQFVFNPRQHDNDSKTFLGQNGNFTGDDIVNIIFQQPATAQFFAKKLLEFYVYSDPEPELVDAVAYQLKKNYFDLAPVMSVLLRSNVFHSDRAYRALVKSPTEFVVGSYKLFSLPSAAIEQPVLGAMTRMGQRLFYPPNVKGWDGGAAWINSGTLLTRENLASTLCANPQMMQTATWLTQGASLDPKALSTHIVTQVLQGDISPASRAQLDAYLSGAGTSALAMLSGENFDERIRGAIYLAMATPAYQLA is encoded by the coding sequence TTGCTGCGGCGCGCCGGCTTCGGCGGTTCCCCCGCCGAGGTGACTGCGTTTGCCGCGATGTCGCTAGACGCGGCGGTCGAGCGTCTGATCCATTTCCCGGATACCTCGCAGCTCGAAGCGACGCCGCAGCTCGCGGAGGACACACCGCGCAAAGAGCTGCGCGCAATGGGGCTGAGCGCCGACCAGATCAAGATGCTTGGCCGGGCGCATTTCGAGAACGCAGTTGCGCTCATGCAATGGTGGCTCGGCCGCATGATCGCGACGCCGGCGCCGCTGCAAGAGAAGATGACGCTGTTCTGGCACGGTCACTTCACGAGCGCCTACCAAGGCAAGGGTATCACTGCGCAAGAGGTCTTGACGCAGAACCAGCTTTACCGCAGCTATGCGCTCGGCAACATTCGCAGATTGGCGCTCGCGGTTTCGCATGATCCCGCGATGCTCAAATACCTCGACAATCGCGCCAACCGCGCGCAGCACCCGAACGAGAACTACGCACGCGAGCTGATGGAGCTTTTCACGCTCGGCATCGGAAACTATACCGAGCAAGACGTTCGCGAGTCGGCGCGCGCCTTTACCGGCTACACGCTCGACGCTGACGATCAATTCGTCTTCAATCCGCGTCAACACGATAACGACTCGAAAACATTTCTCGGCCAGAACGGCAACTTCACCGGCGACGACATCGTCAACATCATTTTCCAACAGCCGGCAACGGCGCAATTCTTTGCCAAGAAACTGCTCGAGTTCTACGTCTATAGCGATCCGGAACCGGAGCTCGTCGATGCGGTCGCATATCAGCTGAAAAAAAACTACTTCGACCTGGCGCCGGTGATGTCGGTGTTGCTGCGCAGCAACGTCTTCCACTCCGATCGCGCATATCGCGCGCTCGTCAAGAGCCCGACCGAATTCGTCGTCGGCAGTTACAAGCTGTTCTCGCTGCCGTCCGCGGCAATCGAGCAACCCGTTTTGGGCGCAATGACTCGCATGGGTCAGCGTCTCTTCTATCCGCCGAACGTCAAAGGTTGGGATGGTGGTGCAGCATGGATCAACAGTGGGACGCTCTTAACGCGGGAGAATCTCGCGAGCACGTTGTGCGCGAACCCGCAAATGATGCAGACGGCGACGTGGCTCACACAGGGCGCCTCGCTGGACCCGAAAGCACTCTCGACGCACATCGTGACGCAGGTACTGCAAGGCGACATCTCGCCCGCATCGCGCGCACAGCTCGACGCTTATCTCAGTGGAGCCGGGACATCGGCCCTGGCGATGCTTAGCGGCGAGAATTTCGACGAACGCATCCGCGGCGCGATCTATCTCGCGATGGCGACGCCTGCGTACCAGCTAGCATGA
- a CDS encoding nuclear transport factor 2 family protein — MTALLLAAMLAFPPPDFAALRDAWENTIHARHLDECVALYAPDGTFVLADGTRFTGRKAIRMLYTGAMKTYVSDLHFHSVASHADGDLAYDSGRWTETLTLRATGKIKKSSGSYMTVYRYEDGSWLIAEQVWTSPDKD, encoded by the coding sequence ATGACGGCGCTTCTTCTCGCGGCCATGCTCGCATTTCCACCCCCGGATTTTGCGGCATTGCGGGACGCCTGGGAGAATACGATCCATGCACGGCACCTCGATGAATGTGTTGCGCTCTACGCGCCCGATGGCACGTTCGTGCTCGCGGATGGCACGCGTTTCACAGGCCGCAAGGCGATCCGAATGCTCTACACCGGCGCGATGAAGACGTACGTTAGCGATCTGCACTTTCACAGCGTCGCATCGCACGCGGACGGCGATCTTGCTTACGATAGCGGACGCTGGACCGAAACGTTGACGCTGCGCGCAACCGGTAAGATCAAGAAATCAAGCGGCTCGTATATGACCGTTTATCGTTACGAAGACGGCTCTTGGCTGATCGCCGAACAAGTCTGGACCTCGCCCGACAAGGATTAA
- a CDS encoding GNAT family protein produces the protein MSAPGQRLRDASNVTIEPLDRKDESEVAALLRALPERDLLFVGFDINDDAVIQRWTDPANKSNAVGAVARRNGKIIGFTVLQRDAAKWKRHLGSILVVVSNEARGLGLGTLLVDRTILLAGELGLERIVARMLVEDRDTVRVFEKLGFRHEGLLIDHAKASDGTLYDIAYMGLSLRKASSS, from the coding sequence ATGAGCGCGCCGGGTCAACGTTTGCGTGATGCCTCGAACGTCACGATCGAACCGCTCGACCGGAAAGACGAATCGGAGGTCGCCGCACTGCTTCGCGCGCTTCCCGAGCGCGATCTGCTTTTCGTCGGATTCGATATCAACGATGATGCTGTAATTCAGCGCTGGACCGATCCGGCGAACAAGAGCAATGCTGTGGGCGCGGTCGCGCGCCGTAACGGTAAGATCATCGGATTCACCGTTCTGCAGCGCGATGCGGCAAAGTGGAAGCGCCATCTCGGCAGCATCCTCGTCGTCGTTTCGAACGAAGCGCGTGGATTGGGTTTGGGCACGCTGCTCGTCGATCGAACGATCCTGCTTGCGGGCGAGCTGGGGCTCGAGCGGATCGTCGCGCGCATGTTGGTGGAAGATCGTGACACCGTGCGCGTCTTTGAAAAACTCGGCTTCCGTCACGAAGGCTTGTTGATCGATCACGCCAAGGCGTCGGACGGAACGCTGTACGACATCGCATATATGGGGCTCTCGCTACGAAAAGCATCCTCTTCTTAG
- a CDS encoding universal stress protein, with amino-acid sequence MNVLVIFDGSDDGLAGLQRAVDMLKAAGNKHEIVASVVGWPPRKSPIWDKAFDKHPIFDDLHRAMAEVASKEFSRLKELFASVGNVTTEYLEGDPVTEIVALIDRQKPDLFIAGLTRGPDSDSVLSGAFGILRRTTVPAFLTFGKV; translated from the coding sequence ATGAACGTTCTCGTCATCTTCGATGGCTCGGACGATGGCCTTGCGGGGCTCCAGCGCGCAGTCGACATGTTGAAAGCCGCGGGTAACAAGCACGAGATCGTTGCATCGGTGGTTGGATGGCCTCCGCGCAAATCGCCGATCTGGGACAAAGCCTTCGACAAGCATCCGATCTTCGACGACCTGCACCGTGCGATGGCCGAAGTTGCATCGAAGGAATTCAGCCGTTTAAAAGAATTGTTCGCAAGCGTCGGCAACGTCACGACCGAGTATCTCGAAGGCGATCCTGTGACTGAGATCGTTGCGCTGATCGACCGGCAGAAACCCGACCTATTCATCGCCGGCCTGACGCGTGGTCCGGACTCCGACAGCGTCTTATCGGGTGCATTTGGAATCCTACGCCGTACGACGGTGCCGGCGTTCCTGACGTTCGGAAAAGTTTAG
- a CDS encoding MaoC family dehydratase gives MDFTEGQSASLTRAVTAADVEGFAAVTGDTNPVHLDEEYAAGTRFGRRIAHGMLAVSYISAILGTKFPGPGTIYLSQSVNFLAPVYLGDTITATVIVSKFRAEKGVLTLVTQCTNQDGVKVVDGQAVVLVTDVRSAAPEQDASAETAA, from the coding sequence ATGGATTTCACGGAAGGCCAAAGTGCCTCGCTGACCCGGGCGGTCACGGCTGCGGACGTCGAGGGGTTTGCCGCAGTTACCGGCGATACGAACCCCGTCCATCTTGATGAAGAGTACGCGGCCGGCACGCGCTTCGGGCGGCGGATCGCACACGGTATGCTCGCCGTCTCCTATATCTCGGCGATTCTGGGAACGAAATTCCCGGGTCCCGGGACAATCTATTTGAGCCAGAGTGTCAATTTTCTGGCGCCCGTCTACCTCGGGGATACGATTACCGCGACCGTGATCGTCTCGAAATTTCGAGCCGAGAAGGGCGTCCTCACCCTGGTCACCCAGTGCACGAACCAGGACGGCGTCAAAGTCGTCGACGGCCAGGCCGTGGTGCTCGTTACCGATGTCCGCTCAGCTGCTCCGGAGCAGGACGCAAGCGCCGAAACCGCCGCCTAA
- a CDS encoding DUF1501 domain-containing protein: MQTRAGFLLGSLSGLGIVAKNADFFGRALAQAPLSGVTGPSDDRVLVLINLQGGNDGLNCVVPYSMPQYYKYRPMLGVAQGDVLRLNDQVGLNPNMKSFKAMFDRGEVAVIQGVGYPKPDHSHFRSQEIWQTADPEGYSATGWIGRYLDAASLPKDNLFNAVAVSPVLPELFGSRTIDVPALDGNLRGYGLASDRKAGGAAAFRSMLSDTTQPFSSPYLGKVAEIEVNAQRGSEELPKLVANYKTDAQYPATNIGRSLALAAQMIGSQIGTRIIYVTHGSFDTHTNQKATQDRLLEQFSDAVAAFYADLASHGNDKRVLAMTFSEFGRRVAENASRGTDHGEAAPVFMIGGSIKGGVYANHPSLDDLDNGDVKYTTDFRSVYATVIEKWLGRSSQGIIVGDFPRLPIIA, encoded by the coding sequence ATGCAGACTCGCGCCGGCTTCTTACTCGGCTCACTCTCCGGTTTGGGAATCGTCGCGAAAAACGCCGACTTCTTCGGCCGTGCGCTCGCGCAGGCGCCCCTTTCGGGCGTAACCGGTCCGAGTGACGATCGCGTCCTCGTGCTGATCAACTTGCAGGGCGGCAATGACGGCCTCAATTGCGTCGTGCCGTATTCGATGCCGCAGTATTACAAATACCGCCCGATGCTCGGCGTCGCACAAGGCGACGTGCTTCGCCTCAACGATCAGGTCGGACTCAATCCGAACATGAAATCGTTCAAGGCGATGTTCGACCGCGGAGAGGTCGCCGTGATTCAAGGCGTCGGGTATCCGAAGCCCGATCACTCGCACTTCCGCTCGCAAGAAATCTGGCAGACCGCGGATCCGGAGGGATATTCGGCTACCGGCTGGATCGGGCGCTATCTGGACGCGGCGAGTCTTCCGAAAGACAATCTCTTCAACGCCGTCGCGGTCTCGCCGGTGCTTCCCGAGCTGTTTGGGTCGCGCACGATCGACGTTCCGGCACTCGATGGGAATCTGCGCGGTTACGGACTCGCGAGCGATCGCAAAGCCGGCGGGGCCGCTGCGTTCCGCTCGATGCTAAGCGACACGACGCAGCCGTTCAGCTCACCATATCTCGGCAAGGTTGCCGAGATCGAAGTCAACGCGCAACGCGGTTCCGAAGAGCTGCCGAAATTGGTCGCCAACTACAAGACCGACGCCCAATATCCGGCGACGAACATCGGACGCAGTCTTGCACTTGCCGCGCAAATGATCGGAAGCCAAATTGGTACGCGCATCATTTACGTCACGCACGGCAGCTTTGATACGCACACGAATCAAAAGGCGACGCAGGATCGGTTGCTCGAGCAATTCTCGGATGCAGTCGCTGCTTTCTACGCGGATCTTGCCTCACACGGCAACGACAAGCGTGTGCTCGCGATGACGTTCTCCGAATTCGGACGCCGCGTCGCCGAGAATGCGAGCCGCGGTACGGATCACGGCGAAGCTGCGCCCGTGTTCATGATCGGCGGCTCGATCAAGGGCGGCGTGTACGCGAATCATCCGTCGCTCGACGATCTTGATAACGGCGACGTCAAGTACACGACTGACTTCCGCAGCGTCTACGCGACGGTCATTGAGAAGTGGCTCGGCCGTTCGTCGCAAGGGATCATCGTGGGGGATTTTCCGAGGCTGCCCATCATAGCCTAG
- a CDS encoding OsmC family protein has product MATDTQIVRKANIHWEGDIAHGRGKISTESGKVAAEYSFGTRFSGEPGTNPEELLGASHAACFTMALSAELTRAGHAPKSINTAALVHLEKAGDGYEIPSIELTTNVSADGLSDADFQKLAVQAKENCPLSKALRAVPISLKATLA; this is encoded by the coding sequence ATGGCCACCGATACGCAGATCGTGCGAAAAGCCAACATTCATTGGGAAGGCGACATCGCCCACGGACGCGGGAAGATTTCTACCGAGAGCGGCAAGGTAGCGGCTGAGTATTCGTTCGGAACTCGATTCAGCGGAGAGCCAGGAACGAACCCGGAGGAGCTGCTCGGCGCGTCGCACGCCGCATGCTTCACGATGGCGCTAAGCGCTGAGTTGACGCGCGCCGGACATGCGCCGAAATCAATCAACACGGCCGCGCTCGTCCATCTCGAGAAGGCCGGAGACGGTTACGAAATTCCATCGATCGAACTCACGACGAACGTGAGTGCGGATGGCTTGTCCGATGCAGACTTTCAGAAACTCGCAGTGCAAGCCAAGGAGAACTGTCCGTTGAGCAAGGCCTTGCGCGCCGTACCGATTTCGCTAAAAGCGACGCTTGCATGA
- a CDS encoding carboxyl transferase domain-containing protein: MTLLQTHVDPREPSFDQNATTMATLVRELRERLDEAQAGGGPEATERHRSRNKLTARERIARLIDPGSAFLELSALAAYGMYENASPSAGMVTGVGTVSGRDCIIVSNDATVKGGTYYPMTVKKHLRAQEIAEQNHLPCIYLVDSGGAFLPLQADVFPDREHFGRIFYNQARMSAKKIPQIAAVMGSCTAGGAYVPAMSDETVIVSGTGTIFLGGPPLVKAATGEIVSAEELGGADVHTRISGVADHLAENDEHALGIVRDIVAHLGPVRSPAWDVAESVPPLRDPREIYGIIPRDLRIGYDVHEIIARLVDASAFHEFKARYGNTLVCGFARIEGHPVGILANNGILFSESALKGAHFIELCAQRGTPLVFLQNISGFMIGKAYENGGIAKDGAKLVTAVSCAEVPKFTVIIGGSFGAGNYGMSGRAYSPRQLWMWPNARISVMGGEQAASTLLTVRMDADRERNGNTYSAQQQEQFKAPILAKYEQEGNPYYSTARLWDDGIIDPLDTRRVLGIGLRAASRGPRGDTTFGIFRM; this comes from the coding sequence ATGACTCTGCTGCAAACCCACGTGGACCCCAGGGAGCCTTCCTTCGATCAGAACGCCACGACGATGGCGACGCTCGTGCGCGAGCTGCGCGAGCGCCTCGACGAAGCACAAGCCGGCGGCGGTCCCGAGGCAACCGAGCGTCATCGCTCACGCAACAAGCTGACCGCGCGCGAACGCATTGCGCGCCTCATCGATCCTGGGAGTGCGTTCCTCGAACTCTCCGCGCTTGCGGCGTACGGAATGTACGAAAATGCGTCGCCCAGCGCCGGGATGGTGACGGGGGTCGGCACCGTGAGCGGACGCGACTGCATCATCGTATCCAACGACGCGACCGTCAAAGGCGGCACGTACTATCCGATGACGGTCAAGAAGCATCTGCGCGCGCAAGAGATCGCGGAGCAGAACCATCTGCCATGCATCTACCTCGTCGATTCGGGCGGTGCGTTCTTACCGTTACAAGCCGACGTCTTTCCCGATCGCGAACATTTCGGACGCATATTTTACAACCAAGCCCGCATGTCGGCGAAAAAGATTCCGCAGATCGCCGCGGTGATGGGATCGTGCACCGCAGGCGGTGCGTACGTCCCTGCGATGTCCGATGAAACCGTGATCGTGAGCGGCACTGGAACGATCTTCTTGGGCGGACCGCCGCTCGTCAAAGCTGCGACCGGCGAAATCGTCTCGGCCGAAGAGCTGGGCGGCGCCGACGTGCACACGCGCATCTCGGGCGTCGCGGATCATCTCGCCGAAAACGACGAACATGCGCTCGGCATCGTCCGCGATATCGTTGCGCATCTCGGACCCGTGCGCTCTCCGGCCTGGGACGTCGCGGAATCGGTTCCTCCGCTACGCGATCCGCGTGAGATCTACGGCATCATTCCGCGCGACCTGCGCATCGGATACGACGTCCACGAAATCATCGCGCGGCTCGTCGATGCTTCCGCCTTTCACGAATTCAAGGCGCGTTACGGAAACACGCTCGTCTGCGGCTTCGCGCGCATCGAAGGCCACCCGGTCGGCATTCTCGCCAATAACGGAATTTTGTTCAGCGAGAGCGCGCTCAAAGGTGCGCACTTTATCGAACTGTGCGCGCAGCGTGGGACGCCGCTCGTTTTCCTGCAGAATATCAGCGGTTTTATGATCGGAAAAGCGTACGAAAACGGCGGCATCGCCAAAGACGGCGCTAAGCTCGTGACCGCGGTGTCGTGCGCCGAGGTTCCGAAATTCACGGTAATAATCGGCGGGAGCTTCGGCGCCGGAAATTACGGTATGAGCGGTCGCGCGTATTCGCCGCGCCAGCTGTGGATGTGGCCGAACGCGCGCATCTCGGTGATGGGAGGCGAACAAGCTGCCTCGACGCTTCTAACGGTGCGTATGGATGCGGATCGCGAACGAAACGGCAACACCTACAGCGCACAGCAGCAAGAGCAATTCAAAGCGCCGATCCTCGCGAAATACGAACAGGAAGGCAATCCGTATTATTCCACCGCGCGGTTGTGGGATGACGGCATCATCGATCCACTCGACACGCGCCGTGTGCTCGGCATCGGCTTGCGCGCCGCCTCACGCGGCCCGCGCGGCGATACGACCTTCGGCATCTTCCGGATGTAA
- a CDS encoding HAMP domain-containing sensor histidine kinase, which yields MNSLKWRIALAYAGLFVLALALAAIAINIAFRTILLNQAEVRTQLVATQIRRTIEPFGLVTSGSDQAIAAFVATQSNLESWSSATTLVQIDNPQGQPIGKSSNTGSFIFPPDRTLSVKDHTKTYILGDLLVHDEALVENNHVIAIAHIGERLDAMREVLANARNILVIVTIAAFFLVVLASIAIATLVLDPVKRLTDAMEEIGSEQLGRRIGWSGRKDELGRLAAAFDRMLDRLQAAFARERQFISDASHELKTPLTVINANAQMLQRWADRDDRIRAESLTAIIDESAGLAGMVNGMLLLAKADSGEQIPKEPLDLNAVLRDTVESAHAKADGKNLALDFEPSTNGAIVYGSESLLRQLFGNLIDNAIKFTDQGGVRVRLSANRDEVVGQVIDSGSGIDEESIDRVFDRFYRTDKSRTRAVEGTGLGLAIVRSIARVHSGSVQAARRPEGGSIFTVRLPRER from the coding sequence CTCGCATACGCCGGGCTATTCGTCCTCGCGCTCGCGCTTGCGGCCATCGCGATCAATATCGCGTTCCGCACGATTCTTCTCAATCAAGCTGAGGTCCGCACGCAGCTCGTCGCCACGCAGATTCGCCGCACGATCGAGCCTTTCGGACTTGTGACGAGCGGCTCGGATCAGGCTATTGCGGCTTTCGTCGCGACGCAAAGCAATTTAGAATCCTGGTCGTCGGCAACGACGCTCGTACAGATCGACAACCCGCAAGGCCAGCCGATCGGCAAGAGCAGCAACACCGGCTCGTTCATCTTCCCGCCGGACAGAACACTGAGCGTCAAGGACCACACCAAAACGTATATTCTCGGCGATCTGCTCGTCCACGACGAGGCACTGGTCGAGAATAATCACGTCATCGCGATCGCGCACATCGGCGAACGCCTCGACGCGATGCGCGAGGTGCTGGCCAACGCGCGCAACATTCTCGTGATCGTAACGATCGCGGCGTTTTTTCTGGTGGTTCTGGCCTCGATTGCGATTGCGACGCTGGTGCTCGATCCCGTCAAACGATTGACGGACGCAATGGAAGAGATCGGATCCGAGCAACTCGGACGGCGCATCGGGTGGAGCGGACGCAAAGACGAGCTTGGACGTTTGGCGGCAGCCTTCGACCGTATGCTCGATCGCTTGCAAGCCGCGTTTGCGCGCGAGCGTCAGTTCATTTCGGATGCTTCGCACGAGCTCAAGACGCCGCTCACCGTCATCAACGCGAACGCGCAGATGCTGCAGCGCTGGGCGGACCGTGACGACCGGATCCGAGCCGAGAGCTTGACCGCGATCATCGACGAAAGCGCCGGACTCGCCGGGATGGTTAATGGCATGTTGCTTCTGGCCAAGGCCGATTCGGGCGAACAGATTCCGAAAGAACCGCTCGACTTGAACGCCGTCCTGCGCGACACCGTCGAATCGGCGCACGCCAAAGCCGACGGGAAAAATCTCGCGCTCGACTTCGAGCCGAGTACGAACGGCGCAATCGTCTACGGCTCGGAATCGCTCTTGCGCCAGCTCTTCGGAAACCTGATCGACAACGCGATCAAATTCACGGATCAGGGCGGCGTGCGCGTCCGTCTGAGCGCGAACCGTGATGAGGTCGTCGGTCAGGTGATCGATTCGGGAAGCGGGATCGACGAGGAGTCGATCGACCGCGTTTTCGACCGATTCTACCGGACCGACAAGTCCCGGACCCGCGCAGTCGAGGGCACAGGGCTCGGCCTTGCAATCGTACGCAGCATCGCCCGAGTCCACTCCGGGAGCGTCCAGGCAGCCAGGCGCCCGGAAGGCGGCTCGATTTTCACCGTCCGCCTCCCCCGCGAACGCTAA